The following are encoded in a window of Deltaproteobacteria bacterium genomic DNA:
- a CDS encoding ABC transporter ATP-binding protein — translation MPNPLLKITDLHTSFFTDAGEIKAVRGVSFGLDKGQTIGLVGESGCGKSVTALSIMRLVSFPGRIVKGEVFYNDKDLLKCSEDDMRKIRGAEIAMVFQEPMTSLNPVLTIGNQISEAISLHQNLNKREVIDKTAEMLKLVGIPSPEKRIKDYPHQMSGGMRQRAMIAMALSCNPSLLIADEPTTALDVTIQAQILELIQGLQKQFDMAMILITHDLGVVAETVDNVAVMYAGKIVEYTDTKTLFAEPLHPYTIGLLDSLPTIERTDGVLKTIPGTVPGLINLPPGCSFYGRCPKGDSGCTEHEPELLEVKKGHWAACYKAQ, via the coding sequence ATGCCAAACCCTCTACTCAAAATAACCGATCTGCACACCTCATTTTTCACCGATGCTGGCGAGATCAAGGCTGTGCGCGGAGTGAGCTTTGGTCTTGATAAAGGTCAGACCATCGGTCTTGTGGGAGAGAGCGGCTGCGGAAAGAGCGTTACCGCGCTTTCAATCATGAGGCTTGTCTCTTTTCCGGGCAGGATTGTAAAGGGTGAGGTCTTCTATAACGATAAAGACCTGCTCAAGTGTTCTGAAGATGATATGCGGAAGATACGTGGCGCTGAGATTGCAATGGTATTTCAGGAACCCATGACCTCCCTCAATCCTGTGTTGACCATCGGCAATCAGATTTCAGAGGCCATTTCTCTGCATCAAAATCTGAATAAAAGAGAGGTAATTGATAAAACCGCAGAGATGCTTAAGCTTGTGGGCATTCCATCGCCTGAGAAAAGAATTAAAGACTATCCACATCAAATGAGCGGCGGCATGAGGCAGCGAGCTATGATTGCAATGGCGCTTTCGTGCAACCCAAGCTTGCTCATTGCTGATGAGCCTACAACCGCGCTTGATGTTACAATTCAAGCGCAGATTTTGGAATTGATACAAGGTTTGCAAAAACAGTTTGATATGGCAATGATTCTTATTACCCACGACCTTGGTGTTGTTGCAGAGACAGTAGATAATGTTGCGGTGATGTATGCAGGGAAGATTGTAGAATACACTGATACAAAAACTTTATTTGCAGAGCCGCTGCATCCATATACTATCGGACTTCTCGATTCTCTGCCAACAATAGAAAGGACAGACGGAGTTTTGAAAACAATCCCAGGCACAGTGCCGGGGCTTATAAATCTCCCTCCCGGATGCAGCTTCTATGGCCGATGTCCGAAGGGAGACTCAGGCTGCACAGAGCATGAGCCGGAACTGCTGGAGGTTAAAAAAGGGCATTGGGCGGCGTGTTATAAGGCGCAATAA
- a CDS encoding type ISP restriction/modification enzyme: MLKSYLKRVSDITNRGDAREESYYSCLEELLTNYADSINRKNVDITTLPKKTDAGNPDFRIWDGKQQIVGYIEAKAPTVEYLDHIEETGQLKRYLHTFPNLILTNFFEFRLYRNGQLIDKAQIARPFVIHKLKAVPPVEKEKDFCNLLGKFFSFSLPKVYDARALAVELAKRTRFLKDEVIAQELEEEEKKGKGNILGFYKAFKEHLISGLTKEDFADLYSQTIAYGLFAARTRTENGFNRKLAYDKIPRTIGILRDVFRFISLGDLPRQMEWIIDDISDVLATTNVYKILDEYFNKHKGKDPIVHFYETFLAEYDPKTREKRGVYYTPEPVVSYIVRSLHNILKKYFEKRDGFASGSVTVLDPAAGTLTFLAETSKLAVEEFIYKYGDGAKEKFIREYILQNFYAFELMMAPYAIGHIKMSFLLEELGCKLKDDDRFNLFLTNTLEMEELEQTSLPGMASLSEESHLAGIVKKEQSILVILGNPPYSGHSTNIGDWISKEIKAYYQVDGKPLGEKNPKWLQDDYVKFIRFAQWKIDQAGEGVLGFITNHSYLDNPTFRGMRHSLMQSFDEIYLLDLHGNSLKKEKCPDGSKDENVFDIRQGVAISLFIKKQKVKEEPIYPMFAPSPQMDIFTEKEVEEKPKKHKCKVFHSEIWGERKDKYNYLDKHDINTTKWKKINPKTEFYLFIPRDEGLLKQYETYPKITDIFPVNSVGIVTARDNFVIDSDRNALKRRIMQFRDKKIPDEIMQQTYNLKDKSNWKLEDTRETVRKDDKWEEDFTRILYRPFDNRWVFYHDALIERPRREVMHHMLQENLGLLTCRQQSSTSFYHTFVCNTIAESCVVSNKTTEINYLFPLYLYQPKDKPKKKSLSSVMMLFEPKADYLAKKPNISQELFEKLKETFKKAPSPEEIFYYIYAVLYSNIYREKYAEFLKIDFPRVPFTNDYKLFKKIGEYGERLIELHLLKPEELGQSIARFQGEGDNKVEKPKYEQPPQSPLTKGELRIVPLNKGGQGVVYINKDQYFEGISQEVWEYRIGGYQVLDKWLKDRKDRALSLDDIKHYCWIVAVLKKTIEIQDKIDSIYTEIEKSQG; encoded by the coding sequence ATGCTGAAATCATATCTTAAACGCGTATCTGATATTACAAATAGAGGCGATGCAAGGGAAGAGAGCTACTACTCATGCCTTGAGGAGCTTCTAACAAATTATGCTGACTCAATAAACAGGAAAAATGTAGACATTACAACCCTGCCTAAAAAAACCGATGCCGGAAATCCTGATTTCAGAATATGGGATGGAAAACAGCAGATAGTAGGGTATATTGAGGCAAAGGCGCCGACAGTTGAATATTTAGACCATATAGAAGAAACCGGGCAGTTAAAACGTTACCTTCATACCTTTCCCAATCTTATATTAACCAACTTTTTTGAATTCAGACTTTACCGCAACGGCCAGTTGATTGATAAAGCCCAGATTGCGCGGCCGTTTGTCATTCACAAACTCAAGGCAGTCCCGCCGGTTGAGAAAGAAAAAGATTTTTGCAATCTGTTGGGAAAATTCTTCTCTTTTTCCTTGCCAAAGGTCTATGATGCCAGAGCATTGGCAGTAGAGCTTGCAAAGAGGACGCGCTTTTTAAAGGATGAGGTGATTGCACAGGAGTTGGAAGAAGAAGAAAAAAAGGGGAAAGGGAACATCCTCGGTTTTTATAAGGCGTTTAAAGAGCATCTTATAAGCGGGCTGACAAAGGAAGACTTTGCAGACCTTTATTCGCAAACCATTGCCTACGGCCTCTTTGCTGCCAGAACCCGCACAGAAAACGGTTTCAACAGAAAACTCGCATACGATAAGATTCCACGGACAATAGGCATATTAAGGGATGTATTCAGATTCATCTCACTGGGCGATCTGCCCCGGCAGATGGAATGGATTATTGATGACATATCAGATGTTCTGGCTACAACAAATGTTTATAAGATACTTGATGAGTATTTTAACAAACATAAAGGCAAAGACCCCATTGTCCATTTTTATGAGACATTTCTTGCGGAATATGACCCAAAGACGCGGGAAAAGAGAGGCGTCTATTACACGCCAGAGCCTGTGGTTTCTTATATTGTCCGTTCTCTGCACAATATCCTGAAGAAATATTTTGAAAAAAGAGACGGGTTTGCATCAGGTTCCGTAACCGTATTGGATCCGGCTGCAGGCACACTCACCTTTCTTGCCGAAACAAGCAAGCTCGCCGTGGAAGAATTTATCTACAAATACGGAGACGGAGCAAAAGAAAAGTTTATCCGAGAGTATATCCTTCAAAATTTCTATGCCTTTGAACTGATGATGGCTCCTTATGCAATCGGACATATAAAGATGTCTTTTTTGCTGGAAGAACTTGGTTGCAAACTTAAAGATGATGATAGATTCAACCTTTTCCTTACAAATACATTAGAAATGGAGGAACTTGAGCAGACGAGTCTTCCCGGCATGGCATCGCTTTCAGAGGAATCGCATCTGGCAGGTATTGTCAAGAAGGAACAGTCCATTCTTGTAATACTCGGCAATCCGCCTTACTCTGGGCATTCAACCAATATCGGAGATTGGATATCAAAAGAGATAAAGGCATACTATCAGGTTGACGGCAAACCTCTTGGCGAAAAGAATCCAAAGTGGCTGCAAGATGACTATGTGAAATTCATACGGTTTGCCCAGTGGAAGATAGATCAGGCTGGCGAAGGGGTTTTAGGATTTATCACGAATCACAGTTATCTGGATAATCCGACATTCAGGGGGATGCGGCATTCATTGATGCAGAGCTTTGACGAGATTTATCTACTCGACCTTCACGGCAACAGCCTCAAAAAAGAAAAATGTCCTGATGGCTCAAAAGATGAGAATGTCTTTGACATCCGGCAGGGTGTTGCGATTTCACTGTTCATAAAAAAACAGAAGGTAAAAGAAGAGCCTATTTATCCAATGTTCGCACCTTCGCCGCAAATGGATATTTTTACAGAAAAGGAAGTTGAAGAAAAACCCAAAAAACACAAATGCAAAGTTTTCCATTCTGAGATATGGGGAGAGAGAAAAGATAAATATAACTATCTTGATAAACATGACATAAATACAACAAAGTGGAAGAAGATAAATCCCAAAACAGAATTTTATCTCTTTATACCGAGAGATGAAGGGCTTTTAAAACAGTATGAAACCTATCCTAAAATTACGGATATATTTCCTGTAAACAGCGTCGGGATAGTTACAGCAAGAGACAATTTTGTGATTGACTCTGACAGGAATGCTTTAAAAAGAAGAATAATGCAGTTCAGGGATAAAAAAATACCTGATGAAATCATGCAACAAACCTATAACCTGAAAGACAAATCCAACTGGAAACTTGAAGACACACGGGAAACAGTCAGGAAAGATGATAAATGGGAAGAAGATTTTACAAGAATTTTGTACCGTCCTTTCGACAACCGGTGGGTTTTCTATCATGATGCGCTTATTGAACGTCCGCGAAGGGAGGTCATGCACCATATGCTCCAAGAGAATTTAGGATTATTAACATGCAGACAGCAAAGTAGTACGAGTTTTTATCATACATTTGTTTGTAATACGATTGCTGAATCTTGCGTTGTTTCAAATAAAACAACCGAAATAAATTACCTTTTCCCCCTTTACCTCTATCAACCTAAAGATAAACCCAAGAAGAAATCTTTAAGCAGTGTAATGATGCTCTTTGAACCAAAGGCAGATTATCTGGCAAAGAAGCCGAATATATCTCAGGAACTTTTTGAAAAACTGAAAGAAACTTTTAAAAAAGCTCCTTCCCCTGAAGAAATTTTCTATTACATTTATGCAGTTCTTTATTCAAACATCTATCGTGAGAAATATGCTGAATTCTTGAAGATAGATTTTCCACGAGTTCCTTTTACAAATGATTATAAACTGTTTAAGAAGATAGGAGAATACGGCGAAAGGCTTATTGAACTGCATCTTCTGAAACCAGAGGAACTCGGCCAGTCCATTGCCAGATTTCAAGGCGAAGGAGATAATAAAGTTGAAAAGCCGAAATATGAACAACCCCCTCAATCCCCCTTAACAAAGGGGGAATTAAGGATTGTCCCCCTTAACAAAGGGGGTCAGGGGGTTGTTTACATAAACAAAGACCAGTATTTTGAGGGCATTTCTCAAGAGGTCTGGGAATACCGGATCGGCGGCTATCAGGTTCTGGATAAATGGCTCAAGGATAGAAAAGACAGGGCGCTGTCTCTTGATGATATAAAACATTACTGCTGGATAGTTGCTGTCCTTAAGAAAACAATAGAGATTCAGGATAAGATAGACAGCATATATACAGAGATTGAAAAATCTCAAGGCTAA
- a CDS encoding ABC transporter permease, translated as MTVSSQQSEVRSLKYIFWRRFKKNRLAVFGGVIVFILFTVAILAPFIAPHGPDVIDVKHVLEPPSLQHPFGTDDLGRDILSRVIYGSRISLAVGFVAVGIATLAGIIFGALSGYYGRWTDTVIMRFVDIMLAIPTFFLILAVIAMLEPGIWNIMIVIGLTSWMGVARLVRAEFLSLKEREFVLAARALGASDFRIIFRHILPNAMSPVLVSAVLGIAGAVLVESALSFLGIGVQPPTASWGNILTIGKDNIEIAWWLSVFPGLAIFVTVLAYNLLGEGIRDSIDPRLKI; from the coding sequence ATGACAGTCAGCAGTCAGCAGTCAGAAGTCAGAAGTTTAAAGTATATCTTCTGGCGCAGGTTTAAAAAGAACCGGCTTGCGGTTTTTGGCGGGGTTATTGTGTTTATACTTTTTACCGTTGCCATACTTGCTCCATTTATTGCTCCACATGGCCCAGATGTAATAGATGTGAAGCATGTGCTTGAGCCGCCGAGCCTCCAACACCCTTTTGGAACAGATGACTTGGGAAGAGACATTTTAAGCCGCGTAATCTACGGTTCCAGGATATCCCTTGCAGTGGGCTTTGTTGCTGTGGGTATAGCCACTTTAGCAGGCATCATCTTCGGCGCATTATCAGGCTACTACGGCAGATGGACGGATACCGTCATAATGCGATTTGTTGACATTATGCTGGCCATCCCAACATTCTTTTTAATCCTTGCAGTCATTGCCATGCTTGAGCCGGGTATCTGGAACATAATGATTGTAATCGGCCTCACATCATGGATGGGTGTGGCAAGGCTTGTGAGGGCAGAGTTTTTGTCATTGAAAGAAAGGGAATTTGTGCTTGCGGCAAGGGCGCTGGGCGCAAGCGATTTCAGGATTATCTTCAGACATATCCTTCCAAATGCCATGTCACCTGTGCTTGTGTCAGCGGTGTTGGGAATTGCAGGCGCTGTTCTCGTAGAATCGGCATTGAGCTTTCTTGGCATAGGCGTCCAGCCGCCCACCGCAAGCTGGGGGAATATTCTCACAATCGGCAAAGATAATATCGAGATTGCATGGTGGCTTTCTGTTTTTCCTGGCCTTGCCATATTTGTAACAGTATTGGCATATAATCTTTTGGGGGAAGGGATAAGGGATTCTATAGACCCGAGGCTGAAAATATAA
- a CDS encoding ABC transporter permease: MLTYLLKRLLEMIPTLFGITIISFFIIQLAPGKPTDVLADLNPKMTPEARERLTKYYNLDKPIHVQYLMWLKRVAKLDFGDSFSTDRRPVWTKIKERLSITILINSLALVLIFAIAIPIGVSSAVHQYSLYDKITTMLVFIGFAIPTFWLALLLMILFGVNLHWLPVSGLKSLGYENLSAINKIWDSVSHLILPVTLEAFGGLAGISRYMRSNMLEVIRQDYITTARAKGLSERKVIYKHALRNALLPVITLLGLSIPGLIGGSVIFENIFGIPGMGQLFYQSVMMRDYPVIMGILTIGAILTLLGNMLADIGYALTDPRIRAR, from the coding sequence ATGCTAACCTACCTCTTAAAAAGACTCCTTGAGATGATCCCAACTCTGTTTGGGATTACCATCATTTCCTTTTTCATAATCCAGCTTGCGCCCGGCAAGCCCACGGATGTGCTTGCTGATTTAAATCCGAAGATGACGCCTGAGGCAAGGGAAAGGCTTACAAAATACTACAATCTTGACAAGCCCATCCATGTTCAATATTTAATGTGGCTTAAGAGGGTTGCAAAACTTGATTTCGGCGATTCGTTTTCCACTGACAGGCGGCCTGTCTGGACAAAGATCAAAGAAAGACTCTCTATTACCATACTGATTAACTCCCTTGCCCTTGTTTTAATCTTTGCCATTGCCATACCCATAGGCGTATCATCCGCTGTTCATCAATATTCTCTTTACGACAAGATTACGACGATGCTTGTCTTCATTGGCTTTGCCATTCCAACTTTCTGGCTCGCATTGCTCCTTATGATACTCTTTGGCGTTAATCTGCACTGGCTTCCCGTATCAGGCTTGAAATCCCTCGGATATGAAAACCTGTCTGCTATAAACAAGATATGGGACAGCGTGAGCCATCTGATATTGCCTGTTACACTGGAGGCATTTGGAGGGCTTGCTGGCATTTCAAGATACATGAGGAGCAACATGCTTGAGGTTATAAGGCAGGACTACATCACTACTGCCAGGGCAAAGGGGCTTTCTGAAAGGAAGGTTATATACAAGCACGCCCTTAGAAACGCACTGCTTCCTGTGATAACCCTGCTTGGTCTTTCAATCCCCGGGCTCATCGGCGGCAGCGTAATATTTGAAAATATATTCGGTATCCCGGGCATGGGCCAGCTTTTTTATCAATCTGTAATGATGAGGGACTATCCTGTAATAATGGGCATATTAACCATCGGAGCAATATTGACATTGTTGGGAAATATGCTGGCGGATATAGGGTATGCTCTGACGGACCCGAGGATAAGGGCGAGATGA
- a CDS encoding peptide-binding protein: MYRTSHITYRILHILLPFITLSLIANCTKIDKEANAVQLANSDTAPAYGDTIVEGTIGEPSVLIPMLAGDSASHNVASLIINGLVKYDKDLTLIGDLAESWDISKDGLVITFYLKKGVKWTDGVEFTADDVMFGYKTIIDEKTPTAYSEDFKQVKKAEVIDKYTFRIIYEKPFAPALGSWSYIVVLPKHLLEGKDITKSELGRHPIGMGRFKFLKWTPGQEVVLEANQGYFEGRPYIDRYIYRVIPDPATMFLELKAGGIDWMGLTPIQYTRQTNTAYLEKNFKKYRYPVPAYTYMGLNMCLRREPDTGKCMEKHPWFGDKRVRQAIAYAIDKQEIVDGILFGLGSPATGPYVPNTWPYNPNVKKYEYNPEKAKELLAEAGWRDTDGDGILDKDGRPFEFTILTNQGNTVRINTATIIQWRLAKIGIMVKVRTLEWSTFINEFIDKRRFEAVILGWSIGLDPDQYDIWHSGKTKEKEFNFVSYNNPEVDALLEKGRRTFDTEERKKAYFRIHEILADELPYIFLYVPDATPIVHARFKGIDPAPLIGMGYNIDKWYVPAGQQKHKVIQ; encoded by the coding sequence ATGTATCGCACATCGCATATTACATATCGCATATTACACATCCTTCTGCCATTTATTACCTTATCTCTTATTGCTAACTGTACCAAGATAGACAAAGAAGCTAATGCAGTGCAGCTTGCAAATAGCGATACTGCCCCTGCCTACGGCGATACCATTGTGGAAGGCACAATCGGCGAGCCAAGCGTCCTAATCCCCATGCTTGCAGGCGATTCGGCATCCCATAATGTGGCAAGCCTTATTATCAACGGGTTAGTAAAATATGATAAGGACTTAACGCTCATAGGTGATTTGGCAGAGTCATGGGACATATCAAAAGACGGCCTTGTTATTACATTCTATTTAAAAAAAGGTGTTAAATGGACAGACGGTGTTGAGTTTACTGCCGATGATGTGATGTTCGGCTATAAAACCATAATAGATGAAAAAACACCTACCGCATATTCAGAGGATTTTAAGCAGGTAAAAAAGGCTGAGGTTATTGATAAATATACCTTCAGGATTATCTATGAAAAGCCCTTTGCCCCTGCATTGGGGAGTTGGTCTTATATAGTTGTCCTTCCCAAACATCTTTTAGAGGGCAAGGATATAACAAAAAGCGAACTTGGAAGACATCCCATCGGCATGGGCCGTTTTAAATTTCTTAAATGGACGCCAGGGCAGGAGGTTGTCTTAGAGGCAAATCAGGGCTATTTTGAGGGAAGACCGTATATAGACAGGTATATATATCGTGTCATACCTGACCCTGCGACCATGTTCCTTGAGCTCAAGGCAGGCGGCATTGACTGGATGGGGCTTACGCCGATTCAGTATACAAGACAGACAAACACTGCGTATTTAGAAAAAAACTTTAAGAAATACAGATACCCTGTGCCTGCATATACATACATGGGTTTGAACATGTGCTTAAGGCGCGAGCCTGACACAGGAAAGTGCATGGAAAAACATCCCTGGTTCGGCGACAAGAGGGTGCGCCAGGCAATAGCCTACGCCATAGACAAACAGGAGATAGTGGACGGCATTCTCTTTGGCCTTGGAAGTCCAGCCACTGGGCCATATGTGCCGAATACATGGCCTTACAATCCCAATGTAAAAAAATATGAATACAATCCGGAAAAGGCGAAAGAACTCCTTGCTGAGGCAGGGTGGAGGGATACTGACGGAGACGGTATTCTTGACAAAGACGGCAGGCCGTTTGAATTTACCATACTGACGAATCAAGGAAATACAGTAAGGATAAATACTGCAACCATTATCCAGTGGAGACTGGCCAAGATTGGCATAATGGTAAAAGTGAGGACACTGGAATGGTCGACATTCATAAATGAATTTATAGACAAAAGGAGATTTGAGGCGGTGATACTTGGATGGAGTATTGGCCTTGACCCTGACCAGTACGATATCTGGCATTCGGGCAAGACAAAAGAAAAGGAATTTAATTTTGTAAGCTACAACAATCCAGAGGTTGATGCGCTTCTGGAAAAGGGTAGAAGGACATTTGATACAGAAGAAAGAAAAAAGGCATATTTCAGGATACATGAGATACTTGCAGACGAACTTCCATATATATTTCTTTATGTCCCTGACGCAACACCCATTGTCCATGCGCGCTTTAAGGGAATAGACCCGGCGCCCCTTATAGGCATGGGCTACAATATAGATAAATGGTATGTGCCGGCAGGGCAGCAAAAACATAAGGTGATACAGTAA
- a CDS encoding lysophospholipid acyltransferase family protein, translating into MFNRFVIIALKILSWFIGHIPLSISLWIGRGLGRIGFYLDKKHREIALNNLKTSFGDEKTSDEIDIIAKKVFENLGMNLMEFCRLPWLKKESLDKYIECEGFENFKMAYDKGRGVIFLTGHFGNWELMAIFYALKGYPVDIVVRDMDNPLIDEFVRWVRTKAGNRIISKGRSMRELLRILSKGGVAGILLDQNVAWAEGVFVYFFNRLACTNKGVALMAISSGAPVVPTFIVRDGKRHRVIIGKEIEVIDTGDRAKDQMENTAAFTRVIEDFVRKYPEQWFWLHQRWKSRPENDPNRGTERASLIENRLEEI; encoded by the coding sequence ATGTTTAATAGATTTGTAATCATTGCGCTTAAGATTTTATCCTGGTTTATAGGGCATATACCTCTATCTATAAGTCTCTGGATTGGAAGGGGTCTGGGCAGAATTGGTTTTTATCTGGATAAAAAGCACAGAGAGATTGCGCTAAATAATCTCAAGACGTCCTTTGGAGATGAAAAAACATCTGATGAAATAGATATCATAGCAAAGAAGGTTTTTGAAAATCTTGGAATGAATCTAATGGAGTTTTGCAGACTCCCCTGGCTTAAAAAGGAAAGTCTGGACAAATATATTGAGTGCGAAGGGTTTGAGAATTTTAAAATGGCGTATGACAAGGGGAGGGGAGTGATATTTCTTACCGGCCATTTCGGCAACTGGGAACTTATGGCCATCTTCTATGCCCTGAAGGGGTATCCGGTGGATATAGTAGTAAGGGACATGGATAATCCTCTCATAGATGAATTTGTAAGATGGGTAAGAACGAAGGCCGGTAATAGGATAATTTCTAAAGGACGTTCTATGCGGGAGCTTCTCAGAATACTCTCAAAAGGCGGGGTTGCGGGGATTCTGCTTGACCAGAATGTAGCCTGGGCCGAAGGCGTGTTTGTCTATTTTTTTAACAGGCTTGCGTGCACAAATAAGGGGGTAGCGCTTATGGCCATATCGAGCGGCGCGCCTGTTGTCCCCACATTTATAGTAAGGGATGGGAAGAGGCACAGGGTTATAATAGGCAAGGAGATTGAAGTTATTGATACAGGCGACAGGGCAAAAGACCAGATGGAGAATACAGCCGCATTTACAAGGGTTATAGAGGATTTTGTAAGAAAATATCCTGAACAATGGTTCTGGCTTCATCAGAGATGGAAAAGCAGGCCTGAAAACGACCCGAATAGAGGAACTGAAAGGGCATCGCTGATAGAAAACAGATTGGAGGAGATATGA
- a CDS encoding MarC family protein, with the protein MNYDITNFLLALIPVFVAMDAIAVLPIFLSMIEGMPPDDKKIIIKQSVVTAFLISVCFLAVGKFIFSALGITVADFKIAGGIVLLVLAINDLLFPEKTRRFQGSSIGVVPLGMPLIVGPGVLTTIIILVDTYGYLPALFSILVNLFIVWLAFNKSDAIMKILGENGAKGFSKVMSIFLAAIAVMMIRRGIFELINMGW; encoded by the coding sequence ATGAATTACGATATTACAAATTTCCTTTTGGCGCTAATCCCCGTATTTGTGGCTATGGACGCAATAGCTGTGCTTCCCATCTTTTTATCCATGATAGAGGGTATGCCGCCTGACGATAAAAAGATTATTATAAAGCAGTCAGTAGTTACAGCCTTTCTGATAAGCGTATGTTTCCTTGCTGTAGGAAAATTCATATTCTCGGCCCTTGGCATAACTGTCGCAGATTTTAAGATAGCAGGCGGGATAGTCCTTCTTGTTTTGGCAATCAATGATCTCTTGTTTCCGGAAAAGACAAGGAGATTTCAAGGTTCATCCATAGGGGTGGTGCCGCTCGGGATGCCTCTGATTGTGGGTCCAGGCGTATTGACAACTATAATAATTCTGGTGGATACATACGGCTATCTGCCCGCGCTTTTTTCCATACTCGTAAATCTTTTCATAGTCTGGCTTGCGTTTAACAAGTCGGATGCAATAATGAAGATATTGGGCGAAAACGGCGCAAAGGGATTTTCCAAAGTCATGAGCATATTCCTTGCCGCCATTGCAGTAATGATGATAAGAAGGGGTATATTTGAACTGATTAATATGGGATGGTAG
- a CDS encoding efflux RND transporter periplasmic adaptor subunit produces MEVMSQTKASVHGKRQRWIAIAAILFIALATGGIWVWRAKGTATSAKGTITVQVVSALVAQTDVSVRLIANGTVTAMQTVEVHPQISATIKAVYIKEGQFVRKGDRLFTLDMRTENANLSKSEAQVVKDRADLMNAERNLKRLRNLFRQEFISQAALDVAQNQVDGLRGQLAVDQAAVEVSRVARSFSEITAPITGRTGAIAIYPGSLVQPNGAALVSIAQINPINVSFTLPEREFADLQQAFIKGEVPVHAKLDLPGQPAALKGRLVFVDNAVDTASGAIRLKAEFPNVENRLWPGMFVTVTLAPRTLTHAVTVPVQAVQTGPEKKFIYVIGEDRKVTSLPINVILIQDGFAVIEGIAPGERVVVEGAQNLRPGSVVVESENRGQSMEDSHGKNTNKGGAKTNIVGKQ; encoded by the coding sequence ATGGAAGTCATGTCCCAAACAAAAGCTTCGGTGCACGGCAAGCGGCAAAGGTGGATTGCTATTGCCGCAATTCTGTTCATAGCGTTGGCCACAGGCGGCATCTGGGTATGGCGCGCCAAGGGCACTGCAACCAGCGCTAAGGGAACGATCACGGTTCAGGTAGTGAGTGCCCTGGTTGCGCAGACTGATGTTTCAGTAAGGCTCATTGCCAACGGCACGGTAACTGCCATGCAAACAGTTGAGGTGCATCCACAGATCAGCGCCACAATCAAGGCTGTGTATATCAAGGAGGGACAGTTCGTGCGCAAGGGCGACCGTTTATTCACGCTCGATATGCGTACCGAGAATGCTAATCTCAGCAAGTCCGAGGCACAGGTGGTCAAGGATCGCGCCGACCTGATGAACGCCGAACGGAATCTTAAACGTCTGCGCAATTTGTTCCGGCAGGAGTTCATTTCACAGGCTGCGCTTGATGTGGCGCAGAACCAGGTAGATGGATTGCGCGGCCAGCTTGCGGTTGACCAGGCTGCCGTGGAAGTGAGTCGTGTGGCGCGTAGTTTCAGCGAAATCACCGCCCCTATCACCGGGCGCACTGGTGCTATTGCAATATATCCTGGCAGCCTGGTGCAGCCTAACGGAGCTGCGCTGGTAAGCATCGCGCAGATTAATCCCATCAATGTCAGCTTCACCTTGCCCGAACGCGAGTTTGCGGATTTACAACAGGCATTTATTAAAGGCGAAGTGCCTGTACACGCAAAGCTGGATTTACCAGGCCAGCCAGCCGCCCTGAAGGGACGCCTTGTCTTTGTTGATAATGCTGTGGATACGGCAAGCGGTGCCATTCGTCTCAAGGCAGAGTTTCCCAATGTGGAGAATCGCCTCTGGCCGGGCATGTTTGTCACGGTAACACTTGCGCCGCGTACACTTACCCACGCAGTAACGGTTCCTGTGCAAGCGGTACAGACCGGGCCTGAAAAGAAATTTATTTACGTGATAGGGGAAGACCGCAAGGTAACATCGCTGCCCATCAATGTAATCTTGATCCAGGATGGATTTGCAGTGATTGAGGGTATTGCGCCTGGCGAGCGCGTCGTTGTGGAAGGGGCGCAGAACCTCAGGCCGGGCAGTGTGGTGGTCGAGTCAGAAAACAGAGGACAGAGTATGGAAGACAGCCACGGCAAGAACACTAACAAGGGCGGCGCGAAGACCAACATCGTGGGCAAGCAATGA